A window of the Cannabis sativa cultivar Pink pepper isolate KNU-18-1 chromosome X, ASM2916894v1, whole genome shotgun sequence genome harbors these coding sequences:
- the LOC115702649 gene encoding pre-rRNA-processing protein ESF1 yields MGSDKKSKKKNKHSHSNSHGGGPDVKLITDSRFASVQSDPRFKRAPKHKTKVEIDSRFNRMFTDKRFAPSSAPVDKRGKPKKQNSDNFLKSYYRVEENKEEEEEEEERKGEAVVKLGGDESETEQSGESDASESEEEDDDDVVSWESDASIDTDDDDDEELNVEYEPEEPEEHVPEIEKETHRLAVVNMDWRHVKAVDLFMMLSSFLPKDGHMVSVTVYPSEFGIQRMKEEEIHGPVALFDGENEKNGEDDDDDDDDNDDELDNEKLRAYEKSRLRYYFAVVECDSVATADYLYKACDGVEFERSSNVLDLRFIPDSMEFKHPPRDVATEVPANYEGLNFQTKALQLSNINLSWDEDEPDRVKTLKRKFDADQLAELELKEFLASDDSESDEEGEDEEGEGKSDKKQKKRDMYRALLGSGNGSDGDEEEDDDDQDMELTFNTGLEDISKRMMEKKDKKQETVWETKLRQQREKKKLRKHRSKNSSEDEGSDTDQEAINEPGDFFEDDSDEEEPKKSNKGKSKKRNKQEEDTSGQAEATKNELELLLADDDTMAAGTGAKGYNLKRRKGKDGKKIKLTLEDDKIPQIVEDPRFSSLFSSPAFALDPTDPRFERSSSTYARLVSQQKEKAREVEQLALVEPQAVTDEHLKSDAVGSSKKEKDELSVLVKMVKTKSKQIKLPSNEKSGKKEKKEKDTPVASVNRKTKALKKSK; encoded by the exons ATGGGTTCCGATAAGAAgtcgaagaagaagaacaagcaTTCTCACTCCAACAGCCATGGCGGCGGACCCGATGTTAAGCTCATTACCGACTCTCGATTCGCTTCCGTACAATCGGACCCTCGGTTTAAGAGAGCTCCAAAGCATAAGACGAAGGTGGAGATTGATTCGCGTTTCAACCGTATGTTTACGGATAAGAGATTCGCACCGTCTTCTGCTCCGGTGGACAAGCGAGGTAAGCCTAAGAAGCAGAATTCCGATAATTTTTTGAAGAGTTACTATCGAGttgaagaaaataaagaagaggaagaagaagaggaagagaggAAAGGTGAGGCTGTGGTGAAACTCGGTGGAGATGAATCGGAGACTGAGCAGAGTGGTGAGTCGGATGCTTCTGAATCGGAGGAGGAGGATGACGATGACGTGGTGAGTTGGGAATCGGATGCTTCCATTGATaccgatgatgatgatgatgaagagcTTAATGTTGAGTACGAGCCTGAGGAACCG GAGGAACATGTACCTGAAATCGAAAAAGAAACTCATAGGCTTGCTGTTGTTAACATGGATTGGAGACATGTTAAG GCTGTTGACTTGTTCATGATGTTGAGCTCCTTTCTTCCTAAAGATGGACATATGGTATCCGTAACTGTTTACCCATCTGAATTCGGTATTCAGCGTATGAAAGAGGAGGAAATTCATGGTCCTGTTGCCCTCTTTGATGGTGAGAATGAGAAAAATGGTGAAGATGATGACGATGACGATGATGACAATGATGATGAGTTGGACAATGAAAAATTGCGTGCTTATGAGAAGAGCAGGCTAAG GTATTACTTTGCTGTGGTGGAATGTGACTCAGTTGCTACAGCAGATTACCTCTACAAAGCTTGTGATGGGGTTGAGTTTGAAAGATCATCGAATGTACTTGATTTAAGGTTCATTCCTGATTCGATGGAATTTAAACACCCACCCCGTGATGTTGCAACAGAG GTCCCTGCAAACTATGAGGGTTTGAATTTCCAAACTAAAGCTCTCCAACTCAGTAATATCAATCTTTCTTGGGATGAGGATGAACCGGATCGTGTAAAAACCCTGAAAAGAAAATTTGATGCCGATCAG CTAGCAGAATTAGAGTTGAAGGAGTTTCTTGCTTCTGATGACAGTGAAAGCGATGAAGAAGGTGAGGACGAAGAAGGTGAGGGTAAGAGTgataaaaaacagaaaaagcGAGATATGTACCGAGCTTTACTTGGGTCTGGTAACGGTTCGGATGGAGATGAGGAAGAGGATGATGATGATCAGGACATGGAACTCACTTTCAATACAGGATTGGAAGATATAAGCAAGCGTATGATGGAAAAGAAGGATAAGAAACAAGAAACAGTTTGGGAGACCAAGCTCAGACAACAACGTGAGAAAAAGAAGCTTAGAAAGCATAGATCCAAGAATTCATCAGAGGATGAAGGTAGTGATACTGATCAAGAGGCAATAAACGAACCAGGCGACTTTTTTGAAGACGATTCTGACGAAGAAGAGCCCAAGAAGTCTaataaaggtaaaagtaaaaaaagaaataaacaagAAGAAGATACTAGCGGGCAAGCTGAAGCTACAAAAAACGAGCTTGAGTTGCTACTTGCTGATGATGATACCATGGCGGCGGGTACTGGTGCTAAGGGTTATAACTTGAAACGTAGGAAGGgtaaagatgggaaaaagattaaaCTAACTTTAGAAGATGACAAAATACCACAAATTGTTGAGGACCCCAGATTCTCCTCCCTCTTCAGTTCCCCTGCTTTTGCTCTTGATCCCACCGACCCACGTTTCGAAAG GAGTAGCTCGACTTATGCTCGGTTAGTCTCGCAACAAAAAGAGAAGGCACGGGAAGTGGAGCAACTTGCACTTGTAGAACCACAAGCTGTAACGGATGAGCATCTAAAATCTGATGCTGTTGGGTCTTCTAAGAAAGAGAAGGACGAGTTATCGGTGTTGGTTAAAATGGTTAAGACTAAATCGAAGCAAATCAAATTGCCCTCAAATGAGAAGTCAggtaagaaagaaaagaaggAGAAAGATACACCGGTTGCATCGGTGAACCGGAAAACTAAAGCTCTAAagaaatcaaaataa